In the Drosophila takahashii strain IR98-3 E-12201 chromosome 3R, DtakHiC1v2, whole genome shotgun sequence genome, one interval contains:
- the ps gene encoding RNA-binding protein Pasilla isoform X5 — translation MAEDATMETCPSPEIGDSRKRPLDSDPENEQTKRSHFSSGETTYHMKILVPAVASGAIIGKGGETIASLQKDTGARVKMSKSHDFYPGTTERVCLITGSTEAIMVVLEFIMDKIREKPDLTNKIVDAESKQTQERDKQVKILVPNSTAGMIIGKGGAFIKQIKEESGSYVQISQKPKDVSLQERCITIIGDKENNKNACKMILSKIVEDPQSGTCLNVSYADVSGPVANFNPTGSPYATNQNAINSSTASLNSTLGTTIGGANSAASLLVNGTGINLSINLGSPNPAPNLAVATQLLEHIKVAMRGSGYSETVTNDVVAALGVLAKYGVLGMGVGVPHTNGAHSTLGNFLGVTTLDQQTAAAASAATASNVFGAVGQVNLEQYAAAAAAAAAASRPTQSQLDAAAVQFDPFRHLGSATAPGATPVSLNNNSFGLTAATGTATTAQLGGLSKSPTPGDLSSKDSKNVEVPEVIIGAILGPNGRSLVEIQHVSGANVQISKKGIFAPGTRNRIVTITGQPSAIAKAQYLIEQKINEEETKRARQIPLTTVVN, via the exons ATGGCCGAAGACGCTACCATGGAGACATGTCCAAGTCCTGAAATCGGCGACTCACGCAAAAGGCCACTCGATTCCGATCCGGAAAATGAACAAACTAAACGCTCACATTTCAGTTCCG GCGAGACAACGTATCACATGAAAATACTGGTGCCCGCGGTGGCCTCCGGGGCCATTATTGGCAAAGGTGGCGAGACGATCGCCTCGCTGCAGAAGGACACGGGTGCTAGGGTCAAGATGTCCAAGTCCCATGACTTTTACCCAG GCACCACTGAACGCGTGTGCCTCATCACCGGCTCCACGGAGGCCATCATGGTCGTGCTAGAGTTCATCATGGACAAGATCCGCGAGAAGCCCGACCTGACCAACAAGATCGTCGACGCCGAGTCGAAACAGACCCAGGAGCGCGACAAGCAGGTCAAGATCCTGGTGCCCAACTCGACGGCCGGCATGATCATCGGCAAGGGCGGTGCCTTCATCAAACAGATCAAGGAGGAGAGCGGCTCCTATGTCCAGATCTCGCAGAAGCCCAAGGATGTCTCGCTGCAGGAGCGCTGCATCACCATTATCGGCGACAAGGAGAACAACAAGAACGCCTGCAAGATGATCCTCTCGAAGATCGTCGAGGACCCGCAGTCGGGCACCTGCCTGAATGTCTCCTACGCGGACGTCAGCGGCCCGGTGGCCAACTTCAATCCGACCGGCTCCCCGTATGCCACCAACCAGAATGCCATCAACTCGAGCACCGCCTCGCTCAACTCCACGCTGGGCACCACGATCGGTGGTGCGAACTCGGCGGCCAGCCTGCTAGTCAACGGCACCGGCATCAATTTGTCCATCAACCTGGGCTCCCCCAATCCGGCGCCCAATCTAGCGGTGGCCACGCAGCTGCTCGAGCATATTAAG GTTGCCATGCGCGGCTCTGGCTACTCGGAGACGGTCACGAACGACGTTGTCGCCGCTCTGGGCGTCCTCGCCAAGTACGGCGTCCTCGGAATGGGCGTGGGCGTGCCGCACACCAACGGCGCCCACTCGACGCTGGGCAACTTCCTCGGCGTGACGACGCTGGACCAGCAGACTGCGGCCGCCGCATCCGCGGCCACCGCCAGCAATGTGTTCGGTGCCGTCGGCCAGGTGAATCTGGAGCAGTATGCCGCCGCAGCGGCCGCTGCAGCTGCCGCCAGCCGGCCGACGCAGTCGCAACTGGACGCTGCCGCGGTGCAATTCGATCCATTCCGCCATTTGGGCTCGGCCACGGCGCCGGGCGCCACGCCCGTATCGCTGAACAACAACAGCTTCGGGCTGACGGCAGCCACGGGAACGGCGACCACGGCGCAGCTGGGCGGACTCAGCAAGAGCCCCACCCCGGGCGACCTGAGCTCCAAGGACTCGAAGAACGTCGAGGTGCCGGAAGTGATTATCGGCGCTATTCTAG GTCCGAACGGTCGTAGTTTAGTTGAAATTCAACATGTTTCTGGCGCAAATGTGCAAATTTCCAAAAAGGGCATATTCGCACCTGGCACTAGAAATCGCATTGTAACCATAACTGGTCAGCCGAGTGCCATTGCCAAAGCGCAATATCTAATTGAACAGAAAATCAACGAGGAGGAGACAAAGAGGGCGCGACAAATTCCATTAACCACTGTtgtgaattaa
- the ps gene encoding RNA-binding protein Pasilla isoform X3: MAEDATMETCPSPEIGDSRKRPLDSDPENEQTKRSHFSSGESVCSGIEVEIENNNNNHIHHGETTYHMKILVPAVASGAIIGKGGETIASLQKDTGARVKMSKSHDFYPGTTERVCLITGSTEAIMVVLEFIMDKIREKPDLTNKIVDAESKQTQERDKQVKILVPNSTAGMIIGKGGAFIKQIKEESGSYVQISQKPKDVSLQERCITIIGDKENNKNACKMILSKIVEDPQSGTCLNVSYADVSGPVANFNPTGSPYATNQNAINSSTASLNSTLGTTIGGANSAASLLVNGTGINLSINLGSPNPAPNLAVATQLLEHIKVAMRGSGYSETVTNDVVAALGVLAKYGVLGMGVGVPHTNGAHSTLGNFLGVTTLDQQTAAAASAATASNVFGAVGQVNLEQYAAAAAAAAAASRPTQSQLDAAAVQFDPFRHLGSATAPGATPVSLNNNSFGLTAATGTATTAQLGGLSKSPTPGDLSSKDSKNVEVPEVIIGAILGPNGRSLVEIQHVSGANVQISKKGIFAPGTRNRIVTITGQPSAIAKAQYLIEQKINEEETKRARQIPLTTVVN, encoded by the exons ATGGCCGAAGACGCTACCATGGAGACATGTCCAAGTCCTGAAATCGGCGACTCACGCAAAAGGCCACTCGATTCCGATCCGGAAAATGAACAAACTAAACGCTCACATTTCAGTTCCG GTGAGTCAGTTTGTTCTGGAATTGAggttgaaattgaaaataataacaataatcatATTCATCATG GCGAGACAACGTATCACATGAAAATACTGGTGCCCGCGGTGGCCTCCGGGGCCATTATTGGCAAAGGTGGCGAGACGATCGCCTCGCTGCAGAAGGACACGGGTGCTAGGGTCAAGATGTCCAAGTCCCATGACTTTTACCCAG GCACCACTGAACGCGTGTGCCTCATCACCGGCTCCACGGAGGCCATCATGGTCGTGCTAGAGTTCATCATGGACAAGATCCGCGAGAAGCCCGACCTGACCAACAAGATCGTCGACGCCGAGTCGAAACAGACCCAGGAGCGCGACAAGCAGGTCAAGATCCTGGTGCCCAACTCGACGGCCGGCATGATCATCGGCAAGGGCGGTGCCTTCATCAAACAGATCAAGGAGGAGAGCGGCTCCTATGTCCAGATCTCGCAGAAGCCCAAGGATGTCTCGCTGCAGGAGCGCTGCATCACCATTATCGGCGACAAGGAGAACAACAAGAACGCCTGCAAGATGATCCTCTCGAAGATCGTCGAGGACCCGCAGTCGGGCACCTGCCTGAATGTCTCCTACGCGGACGTCAGCGGCCCGGTGGCCAACTTCAATCCGACCGGCTCCCCGTATGCCACCAACCAGAATGCCATCAACTCGAGCACCGCCTCGCTCAACTCCACGCTGGGCACCACGATCGGTGGTGCGAACTCGGCGGCCAGCCTGCTAGTCAACGGCACCGGCATCAATTTGTCCATCAACCTGGGCTCCCCCAATCCGGCGCCCAATCTAGCGGTGGCCACGCAGCTGCTCGAGCATATTAAG GTTGCCATGCGCGGCTCTGGCTACTCGGAGACGGTCACGAACGACGTTGTCGCCGCTCTGGGCGTCCTCGCCAAGTACGGCGTCCTCGGAATGGGCGTGGGCGTGCCGCACACCAACGGCGCCCACTCGACGCTGGGCAACTTCCTCGGCGTGACGACGCTGGACCAGCAGACTGCGGCCGCCGCATCCGCGGCCACCGCCAGCAATGTGTTCGGTGCCGTCGGCCAGGTGAATCTGGAGCAGTATGCCGCCGCAGCGGCCGCTGCAGCTGCCGCCAGCCGGCCGACGCAGTCGCAACTGGACGCTGCCGCGGTGCAATTCGATCCATTCCGCCATTTGGGCTCGGCCACGGCGCCGGGCGCCACGCCCGTATCGCTGAACAACAACAGCTTCGGGCTGACGGCAGCCACGGGAACGGCGACCACGGCGCAGCTGGGCGGACTCAGCAAGAGCCCCACCCCGGGCGACCTGAGCTCCAAGGACTCGAAGAACGTCGAGGTGCCGGAAGTGATTATCGGCGCTATTCTAG GTCCGAACGGTCGTAGTTTAGTTGAAATTCAACATGTTTCTGGCGCAAATGTGCAAATTTCCAAAAAGGGCATATTCGCACCTGGCACTAGAAATCGCATTGTAACCATAACTGGTCAGCCGAGTGCCATTGCCAAAGCGCAATATCTAATTGAACAGAAAATCAACGAGGAGGAGACAAAGAGGGCGCGACAAATTCCATTAACCACTGTtgtgaattaa
- the ps gene encoding RNA-binding protein Pasilla isoform X6, whose translation MCYLDAASKFSSFNSLIGMRKFCSSETTYHMKILVPAVASGAIIGKGGETIASLQKDTGARVKMSKSHDFYPGTTERVCLITGSTEAIMVVLEFIMDKIREKPDLTNKIVDAESKQTQERDKQVKILVPNSTAGMIIGKGGAFIKQIKEESGSYVQISQKPKDVSLQERCITIIGDKENNKNACKMILSKIVEDPQSGTCLNVSYADVSGPVANFNPTGSPYATNQNAINSSTASLNSTLGTTIGGANSAASLLVNGTGINLSINLGSPNPAPNLAVATQLLEHIKVAMRGSGYSETVTNDVVAALGVLAKYGVLGMGVGVPHTNGAHSTLGNFLGVTTLDQQTAAAASAATASNVFGAVGQVNLEQYAAAAAAAAAASRPTQSQLDAAAVQFDPFRHLGSATAPGATPVSLNNNSFGLTAATGTATTAQLGGLSKSPTPGDLSSKDSKNVEVPEVIIGAILGPNGRSLVEIQHVSGANVQISKKGIFAPGTRNRIVTITGQPSAIAKAQYLIEQKINEEETKRARQIPLTTVVN comes from the exons ATGTGTTATCTTGATGCTGCATCAAAATtctcaagttttaattcgttgATTGGAATGCGGAAGTTCTGTTCGA GCGAGACAACGTATCACATGAAAATACTGGTGCCCGCGGTGGCCTCCGGGGCCATTATTGGCAAAGGTGGCGAGACGATCGCCTCGCTGCAGAAGGACACGGGTGCTAGGGTCAAGATGTCCAAGTCCCATGACTTTTACCCAG GCACCACTGAACGCGTGTGCCTCATCACCGGCTCCACGGAGGCCATCATGGTCGTGCTAGAGTTCATCATGGACAAGATCCGCGAGAAGCCCGACCTGACCAACAAGATCGTCGACGCCGAGTCGAAACAGACCCAGGAGCGCGACAAGCAGGTCAAGATCCTGGTGCCCAACTCGACGGCCGGCATGATCATCGGCAAGGGCGGTGCCTTCATCAAACAGATCAAGGAGGAGAGCGGCTCCTATGTCCAGATCTCGCAGAAGCCCAAGGATGTCTCGCTGCAGGAGCGCTGCATCACCATTATCGGCGACAAGGAGAACAACAAGAACGCCTGCAAGATGATCCTCTCGAAGATCGTCGAGGACCCGCAGTCGGGCACCTGCCTGAATGTCTCCTACGCGGACGTCAGCGGCCCGGTGGCCAACTTCAATCCGACCGGCTCCCCGTATGCCACCAACCAGAATGCCATCAACTCGAGCACCGCCTCGCTCAACTCCACGCTGGGCACCACGATCGGTGGTGCGAACTCGGCGGCCAGCCTGCTAGTCAACGGCACCGGCATCAATTTGTCCATCAACCTGGGCTCCCCCAATCCGGCGCCCAATCTAGCGGTGGCCACGCAGCTGCTCGAGCATATTAAG GTTGCCATGCGCGGCTCTGGCTACTCGGAGACGGTCACGAACGACGTTGTCGCCGCTCTGGGCGTCCTCGCCAAGTACGGCGTCCTCGGAATGGGCGTGGGCGTGCCGCACACCAACGGCGCCCACTCGACGCTGGGCAACTTCCTCGGCGTGACGACGCTGGACCAGCAGACTGCGGCCGCCGCATCCGCGGCCACCGCCAGCAATGTGTTCGGTGCCGTCGGCCAGGTGAATCTGGAGCAGTATGCCGCCGCAGCGGCCGCTGCAGCTGCCGCCAGCCGGCCGACGCAGTCGCAACTGGACGCTGCCGCGGTGCAATTCGATCCATTCCGCCATTTGGGCTCGGCCACGGCGCCGGGCGCCACGCCCGTATCGCTGAACAACAACAGCTTCGGGCTGACGGCAGCCACGGGAACGGCGACCACGGCGCAGCTGGGCGGACTCAGCAAGAGCCCCACCCCGGGCGACCTGAGCTCCAAGGACTCGAAGAACGTCGAGGTGCCGGAAGTGATTATCGGCGCTATTCTAG GTCCGAACGGTCGTAGTTTAGTTGAAATTCAACATGTTTCTGGCGCAAATGTGCAAATTTCCAAAAAGGGCATATTCGCACCTGGCACTAGAAATCGCATTGTAACCATAACTGGTCAGCCGAGTGCCATTGCCAAAGCGCAATATCTAATTGAACAGAAAATCAACGAGGAGGAGACAAAGAGGGCGCGACAAATTCCATTAACCACTGTtgtgaattaa
- the ps gene encoding RNA-binding protein Pasilla isoform X4, with the protein MCYLDAASKFSSFNSLIGMRKFCSSESVCSGIEVEIENNNNNHIHHGETTYHMKILVPAVASGAIIGKGGETIASLQKDTGARVKMSKSHDFYPGTTERVCLITGSTEAIMVVLEFIMDKIREKPDLTNKIVDAESKQTQERDKQVKILVPNSTAGMIIGKGGAFIKQIKEESGSYVQISQKPKDVSLQERCITIIGDKENNKNACKMILSKIVEDPQSGTCLNVSYADVSGPVANFNPTGSPYATNQNAINSSTASLNSTLGTTIGGANSAASLLVNGTGINLSINLGSPNPAPNLAVATQLLEHIKVAMRGSGYSETVTNDVVAALGVLAKYGVLGMGVGVPHTNGAHSTLGNFLGVTTLDQQTAAAASAATASNVFGAVGQVNLEQYAAAAAAAAAASRPTQSQLDAAAVQFDPFRHLGSATAPGATPVSLNNNSFGLTAATGTATTAQLGGLSKSPTPGDLSSKDSKNVEVPEVIIGAILGPNGRSLVEIQHVSGANVQISKKGIFAPGTRNRIVTITGQPSAIAKAQYLIEQKINEEETKRARQIPLTTVVN; encoded by the exons ATGTGTTATCTTGATGCTGCATCAAAATtctcaagttttaattcgttgATTGGAATGCGGAAGTTCTGTTCGA GTGAGTCAGTTTGTTCTGGAATTGAggttgaaattgaaaataataacaataatcatATTCATCATG GCGAGACAACGTATCACATGAAAATACTGGTGCCCGCGGTGGCCTCCGGGGCCATTATTGGCAAAGGTGGCGAGACGATCGCCTCGCTGCAGAAGGACACGGGTGCTAGGGTCAAGATGTCCAAGTCCCATGACTTTTACCCAG GCACCACTGAACGCGTGTGCCTCATCACCGGCTCCACGGAGGCCATCATGGTCGTGCTAGAGTTCATCATGGACAAGATCCGCGAGAAGCCCGACCTGACCAACAAGATCGTCGACGCCGAGTCGAAACAGACCCAGGAGCGCGACAAGCAGGTCAAGATCCTGGTGCCCAACTCGACGGCCGGCATGATCATCGGCAAGGGCGGTGCCTTCATCAAACAGATCAAGGAGGAGAGCGGCTCCTATGTCCAGATCTCGCAGAAGCCCAAGGATGTCTCGCTGCAGGAGCGCTGCATCACCATTATCGGCGACAAGGAGAACAACAAGAACGCCTGCAAGATGATCCTCTCGAAGATCGTCGAGGACCCGCAGTCGGGCACCTGCCTGAATGTCTCCTACGCGGACGTCAGCGGCCCGGTGGCCAACTTCAATCCGACCGGCTCCCCGTATGCCACCAACCAGAATGCCATCAACTCGAGCACCGCCTCGCTCAACTCCACGCTGGGCACCACGATCGGTGGTGCGAACTCGGCGGCCAGCCTGCTAGTCAACGGCACCGGCATCAATTTGTCCATCAACCTGGGCTCCCCCAATCCGGCGCCCAATCTAGCGGTGGCCACGCAGCTGCTCGAGCATATTAAG GTTGCCATGCGCGGCTCTGGCTACTCGGAGACGGTCACGAACGACGTTGTCGCCGCTCTGGGCGTCCTCGCCAAGTACGGCGTCCTCGGAATGGGCGTGGGCGTGCCGCACACCAACGGCGCCCACTCGACGCTGGGCAACTTCCTCGGCGTGACGACGCTGGACCAGCAGACTGCGGCCGCCGCATCCGCGGCCACCGCCAGCAATGTGTTCGGTGCCGTCGGCCAGGTGAATCTGGAGCAGTATGCCGCCGCAGCGGCCGCTGCAGCTGCCGCCAGCCGGCCGACGCAGTCGCAACTGGACGCTGCCGCGGTGCAATTCGATCCATTCCGCCATTTGGGCTCGGCCACGGCGCCGGGCGCCACGCCCGTATCGCTGAACAACAACAGCTTCGGGCTGACGGCAGCCACGGGAACGGCGACCACGGCGCAGCTGGGCGGACTCAGCAAGAGCCCCACCCCGGGCGACCTGAGCTCCAAGGACTCGAAGAACGTCGAGGTGCCGGAAGTGATTATCGGCGCTATTCTAG GTCCGAACGGTCGTAGTTTAGTTGAAATTCAACATGTTTCTGGCGCAAATGTGCAAATTTCCAAAAAGGGCATATTCGCACCTGGCACTAGAAATCGCATTGTAACCATAACTGGTCAGCCGAGTGCCATTGCCAAAGCGCAATATCTAATTGAACAGAAAATCAACGAGGAGGAGACAAAGAGGGCGCGACAAATTCCATTAACCACTGTtgtgaattaa
- the ps gene encoding RNA-binding protein Pasilla isoform X2, with protein MLFARSTTSNSSTSLSPPAMMMQQQQDPGYSHQLHQQPAFQLQQSFCESVCSGIEVEIENNNNNHIHHGETTYHMKILVPAVASGAIIGKGGETIASLQKDTGARVKMSKSHDFYPGTTERVCLITGSTEAIMVVLEFIMDKIREKPDLTNKIVDAESKQTQERDKQVKILVPNSTAGMIIGKGGAFIKQIKEESGSYVQISQKPKDVSLQERCITIIGDKENNKNACKMILSKIVEDPQSGTCLNVSYADVSGPVANFNPTGSPYATNQNAINSSTASLNSTLGTTIGGANSAASLLVNGTGINLSINLGSPNPAPNLAVATQLLEHIKVAMRGSGYSETVTNDVVAALGVLAKYGVLGMGVGVPHTNGAHSTLGNFLGVTTLDQQTAAAASAATASNVFGAVGQVNLEQYAAAAAAAAAASRPTQSQLDAAAVQFDPFRHLGSATAPGATPVSLNNNSFGLTAATGTATTAQLGGLSKSPTPGDLSSKDSKNVEVPEVIIGAILGPNGRSLVEIQHVSGANVQISKKGIFAPGTRNRIVTITGQPSAIAKAQYLIEQKINEEETKRARQIPLTTVVN; from the exons ATGTTGTTTGCCCGTAGCACCACCTCCAACTCGTCCACGTCGCTCAGTCCGCCCGCCATGAtgatgcagcagcaacaggatcCAGGATACAGCCATCAACTCCATCAGCAGCCAGCCTTTCAGCTTCAGCAGAGCTTCT GTGAGTCAGTTTGTTCTGGAATTGAggttgaaattgaaaataataacaataatcatATTCATCATG GCGAGACAACGTATCACATGAAAATACTGGTGCCCGCGGTGGCCTCCGGGGCCATTATTGGCAAAGGTGGCGAGACGATCGCCTCGCTGCAGAAGGACACGGGTGCTAGGGTCAAGATGTCCAAGTCCCATGACTTTTACCCAG GCACCACTGAACGCGTGTGCCTCATCACCGGCTCCACGGAGGCCATCATGGTCGTGCTAGAGTTCATCATGGACAAGATCCGCGAGAAGCCCGACCTGACCAACAAGATCGTCGACGCCGAGTCGAAACAGACCCAGGAGCGCGACAAGCAGGTCAAGATCCTGGTGCCCAACTCGACGGCCGGCATGATCATCGGCAAGGGCGGTGCCTTCATCAAACAGATCAAGGAGGAGAGCGGCTCCTATGTCCAGATCTCGCAGAAGCCCAAGGATGTCTCGCTGCAGGAGCGCTGCATCACCATTATCGGCGACAAGGAGAACAACAAGAACGCCTGCAAGATGATCCTCTCGAAGATCGTCGAGGACCCGCAGTCGGGCACCTGCCTGAATGTCTCCTACGCGGACGTCAGCGGCCCGGTGGCCAACTTCAATCCGACCGGCTCCCCGTATGCCACCAACCAGAATGCCATCAACTCGAGCACCGCCTCGCTCAACTCCACGCTGGGCACCACGATCGGTGGTGCGAACTCGGCGGCCAGCCTGCTAGTCAACGGCACCGGCATCAATTTGTCCATCAACCTGGGCTCCCCCAATCCGGCGCCCAATCTAGCGGTGGCCACGCAGCTGCTCGAGCATATTAAG GTTGCCATGCGCGGCTCTGGCTACTCGGAGACGGTCACGAACGACGTTGTCGCCGCTCTGGGCGTCCTCGCCAAGTACGGCGTCCTCGGAATGGGCGTGGGCGTGCCGCACACCAACGGCGCCCACTCGACGCTGGGCAACTTCCTCGGCGTGACGACGCTGGACCAGCAGACTGCGGCCGCCGCATCCGCGGCCACCGCCAGCAATGTGTTCGGTGCCGTCGGCCAGGTGAATCTGGAGCAGTATGCCGCCGCAGCGGCCGCTGCAGCTGCCGCCAGCCGGCCGACGCAGTCGCAACTGGACGCTGCCGCGGTGCAATTCGATCCATTCCGCCATTTGGGCTCGGCCACGGCGCCGGGCGCCACGCCCGTATCGCTGAACAACAACAGCTTCGGGCTGACGGCAGCCACGGGAACGGCGACCACGGCGCAGCTGGGCGGACTCAGCAAGAGCCCCACCCCGGGCGACCTGAGCTCCAAGGACTCGAAGAACGTCGAGGTGCCGGAAGTGATTATCGGCGCTATTCTAG GTCCGAACGGTCGTAGTTTAGTTGAAATTCAACATGTTTCTGGCGCAAATGTGCAAATTTCCAAAAAGGGCATATTCGCACCTGGCACTAGAAATCGCATTGTAACCATAACTGGTCAGCCGAGTGCCATTGCCAAAGCGCAATATCTAATTGAACAGAAAATCAACGAGGAGGAGACAAAGAGGGCGCGACAAATTCCATTAACCACTGTtgtgaattaa
- the ps gene encoding RNA-binding protein Pasilla isoform X8 → MESIMKAAMDRAAEQLIQQFGFDYLQQQLQQQHQQQQQEQEPESEIEHLTYQYQQSKPSHMQQLACNYQPRHSTTTSSPSSTHSLASGSSSNSSSGSSSSNISNIGNISNISNISNNSRHSNHSNAAYSLAVHSYTQQEIPANPSHVPPHQMDQSPLSENGSPNVTPGVQTPPATSGGSATAAAAATSTGANGQQQLQLGNYKTNSCWCYGESVCSGIEVEIENNNNNHIHHGETTYHMKILVPAVASGAIIGKGGETIASLQKDTGARVKMSKSHDFYPGTTERVCLITGSTEAIMVVLEFIMDKIREKPDLTNKIVDAESKQTQERDKQVKILVPNSTAGMIIGKGGAFIKQIKEESGSYVQISQKPKDVSLQERCITIIGDKENNKNACKMILSKIVEDPQSGTCLNVSYADVSGPVANFNPTGSPYATNQNAINSSTASLNSTLGTTIGGANSAASLLVNGTGINLSINLGSPNPAPNLAVATQLLEHIKVAMRGSGYSETVTNDVVAALGVLAKYGVLGMGVGVPHTNGAHSTLGNFLGVTTLDQQTAAAASAATASNVFGAVGQVNLEQYAAAAAAAAAASRPTQSQLDAAAVQFDPFRHLGSATAPGATPVSLNNNSFGLTAATGTATTAQLGGLSKSPTPGDLSSKDSKNVEVPEVIIGAILGPNGRSLVEIQHVSGANVQISKKGIFAPGTRNRIVTITGQPSAIAKAQYLIEQKINEEETKRARQIPLTTVVN, encoded by the exons ATGGAGAGTATTATGAAGGCGGCCATGGACAGGGCGGCCGAGCAGCTGATTCAGCAGTTTGGCTTTGATTACctacagcagcagctgcagcagcaacatcaacagcagcaacaagaacaagaaccAGAAAGCGAAATCGAACATCTCACATATCAATATCAGCAATCAAAGCCCTCACATATGCAGCAATTAGCTTGTAACTATCAGCCACGACATTCCACAACCACGTCGTCGCCCTCATCAACACATTCGCTggccagcggcagcagcagcaacagcagcagcggcagcagcagcagcaacatcagcaacatcgGCAATATCAGCAACAtaagcaacatcagcaacaacagcagacaCAGCAATCATAGCAACGCTGCATACTCATTAGCCGTTCATAGCTATACACAGCAAGAAATCCCGGCTAATCCCAGTCATGTTCCGCCTCATCAGATGGATCAGTCGCCCCTGAGTGAGAATGGTTCGCCGAATGTCACGCCAGGTGTCCAGACGCCGCCTGCAACATCGGGTGGCTCTgcaacagcggcagcagcagcaacatcgacgGGTGCCAACGGccaacagcaactgcagctgGGCAACTATAAGACTAACTCCTGCTGGTGTTACG GTGAGTCAGTTTGTTCTGGAATTGAggttgaaattgaaaataataacaataatcatATTCATCATG GCGAGACAACGTATCACATGAAAATACTGGTGCCCGCGGTGGCCTCCGGGGCCATTATTGGCAAAGGTGGCGAGACGATCGCCTCGCTGCAGAAGGACACGGGTGCTAGGGTCAAGATGTCCAAGTCCCATGACTTTTACCCAG GCACCACTGAACGCGTGTGCCTCATCACCGGCTCCACGGAGGCCATCATGGTCGTGCTAGAGTTCATCATGGACAAGATCCGCGAGAAGCCCGACCTGACCAACAAGATCGTCGACGCCGAGTCGAAACAGACCCAGGAGCGCGACAAGCAGGTCAAGATCCTGGTGCCCAACTCGACGGCCGGCATGATCATCGGCAAGGGCGGTGCCTTCATCAAACAGATCAAGGAGGAGAGCGGCTCCTATGTCCAGATCTCGCAGAAGCCCAAGGATGTCTCGCTGCAGGAGCGCTGCATCACCATTATCGGCGACAAGGAGAACAACAAGAACGCCTGCAAGATGATCCTCTCGAAGATCGTCGAGGACCCGCAGTCGGGCACCTGCCTGAATGTCTCCTACGCGGACGTCAGCGGCCCGGTGGCCAACTTCAATCCGACCGGCTCCCCGTATGCCACCAACCAGAATGCCATCAACTCGAGCACCGCCTCGCTCAACTCCACGCTGGGCACCACGATCGGTGGTGCGAACTCGGCGGCCAGCCTGCTAGTCAACGGCACCGGCATCAATTTGTCCATCAACCTGGGCTCCCCCAATCCGGCGCCCAATCTAGCGGTGGCCACGCAGCTGCTCGAGCATATTAAG GTTGCCATGCGCGGCTCTGGCTACTCGGAGACGGTCACGAACGACGTTGTCGCCGCTCTGGGCGTCCTCGCCAAGTACGGCGTCCTCGGAATGGGCGTGGGCGTGCCGCACACCAACGGCGCCCACTCGACGCTGGGCAACTTCCTCGGCGTGACGACGCTGGACCAGCAGACTGCGGCCGCCGCATCCGCGGCCACCGCCAGCAATGTGTTCGGTGCCGTCGGCCAGGTGAATCTGGAGCAGTATGCCGCCGCAGCGGCCGCTGCAGCTGCCGCCAGCCGGCCGACGCAGTCGCAACTGGACGCTGCCGCGGTGCAATTCGATCCATTCCGCCATTTGGGCTCGGCCACGGCGCCGGGCGCCACGCCCGTATCGCTGAACAACAACAGCTTCGGGCTGACGGCAGCCACGGGAACGGCGACCACGGCGCAGCTGGGCGGACTCAGCAAGAGCCCCACCCCGGGCGACCTGAGCTCCAAGGACTCGAAGAACGTCGAGGTGCCGGAAGTGATTATCGGCGCTATTCTAG GTCCGAACGGTCGTAGTTTAGTTGAAATTCAACATGTTTCTGGCGCAAATGTGCAAATTTCCAAAAAGGGCATATTCGCACCTGGCACTAGAAATCGCATTGTAACCATAACTGGTCAGCCGAGTGCCATTGCCAAAGCGCAATATCTAATTGAACAGAAAATCAACGAGGAGGAGACAAAGAGGGCGCGACAAATTCCATTAACCACTGTtgtgaattaa